From Salvia splendens isolate huo1 chromosome 16, SspV2, whole genome shotgun sequence, a single genomic window includes:
- the LOC121770139 gene encoding B3 domain-containing protein Os03g0212300-like, with protein sequence MDASVFNSLLCINVAEEGVYGDSEHSDAPDVETSDDYVPSDTDGGDSSDEEEYVPDPGVLADDGCPTFTVTLDSTNISRSLEIPMAFWRRHIRMISLQDPVYFNVNGDSWFIVLDHSDTKIWVKRGWRRFKIANNIVVGTRCHFKLIDRIDVQFYVWFDRP encoded by the coding sequence ATGGATGCGTCTGTATTTAATTCATTGCTATGCATTAACGTGGCAGAGGAAGGTGTATACGGCGACTCAGAACACAGTGATGCTCCGGACGTGGAAACGTCCGACGACTATGTGCCCTCGGACACGGATGGGGGCGACTCCTCGGATGAGGAAGAGTATGTGCCGGACCCCGGGGTTTTAGCTGATGATGGTTGCCCGACTTTCACTGTAACTTTGGACAGCACAAACATTTCCCGTTCTCTAGAGATTCCGATGGCGTTTTGGCGTCGCCACATTCGGATGATATCACTTCAAGATCCGGTTTACTTCAACGTGAACGGAGACTCGTGGTTCATTGTTCTGGACCACAGTGACACCAAGATTTGGGTTAAACGTGGATGGCGGCGTTTCAAAATTGCCAACAACATCGTTGTTGGTACGCGCTGCCACTTCAAGCTCATTGATCGGATTGACGTCCAGTTTTATGTGTGGTTTGATCGACCGTAA
- the LOC121772103 gene encoding potassium transporter 6-like isoform X1: MDLESGVYQNQVKKESWRTILILAYQSLGVVYGDLSTSPLYVYQSTFAEDIKHSNTNEEIYGVLSLVFWTLTLVPLLKYVFIVLRADDNGEGGTFALYSLLCRHAKVNSLPSFQQADEDLSAYKRDVVGPAPTSFGAGLKATLERYRVLQRFLLVLALLGACMVIGDGILSPAISVFSAVSGLEIAMAKEHHKYVEVPVACIILIALFALQHYGTHRVGFLFAPVVVTWLLCISVIGLYNIFYWNPHVYQALSPYYIYIFLKKTQREGWMSLGGILLCITGSEAMFADLGHFSQVSIKIAFTSFVYPSLVLAYMGQAAYLSQHHDMQNHVGFYVSVPEKLRWPVLVIAILAAVVGSQAIITGTFSIIKQCSALGCFPRVKIVHTSSKFHGQIYIPEINWSLMILCLAVTIGFRDTRRLGNASGLAVITVMLVTTCLMSLVIVLCWRRSVLLAILFVVFFGTIEALYFTASLVKFLEGAWVPIALSFFFMLTMSIWHYGTLKTYEFDVQNKVSVDWLLKLGPSLGIVRVRGIGLIHTELVSGIPAIFSHFVTNLPAFHQVLVFLCVKSVPVPHVRHEERFLVGHIGPRDHRIYRCVVRYGYRDAHKDDLEFENDLVCSIAEFIRTGKAALTDEDTDSAKHSGEMVVVGSPSTHQGIQFCEDEGGGGDGETAGTSELREIQSPSVRKRVRFVIPESPAIERQARDELRALAEAREGGVAYILGHSYVRAKHGSSLMKKMVINLGYDFLRRNCRAPTYALSVPHASTLEVGMVYHI, encoded by the exons ATGGATCTTGAAAGTGGGGTTTATCAGAATCAAGTAAAG AAAGAATCTTGGAGGACGATTCTCATTCTTGCTTACCAGAGTTTGGGAGTTGTGTATGGGGATTTGAGCACTTCTCCTTTGTATGTTTACCAGAGCACTTTTGCTGAAGATATTAAGCATTCAAATACAAATGAGGAAATCTATGGGGTTTTGTCTCTTGTGTTTTGGACATTGACTCTTGTGCCTCTGCTGAAATATGTGTTTATTGTGTTGAGAGCCGATGACAATGGTGAAGGAGGCACATTCGCCTTGTATTCACTGCTTTGCAGGCATGCTAAGGTGAATTCACTGCCTAGCTTCCAGCAGGCTGATGAGGATTTGTCAGCTTACAAGAGGGATGTTGTGGGGCCCGCACCGACAAGCTTTGGGGCCGGACTAAAGGCCACTTTGGAGAGATACAGAGTGTTGCAGAGGTTCTTGCTTGTGTTGGCTCTGCTTGGAGCTTGTATGGTGATTGGGGATGGGATATTGAGTCCAGCAATTTctg TGTTTTCTGCTGTTTCTGGCCTTGAAATTGCCATGGCAAAAGAGCATCACAAAT ATGTAGAAGTACCCGTTGCTTGTATCATACTGATAGCCTTGTTTGCCCTTCAACATTATGGCACCCACAGGGTTGGATTCTTATTTGCACCTGTGGTCGTGACATGGCTTCTGTGCATAAGTGTTATCGGGCTGTACAATATTTTCTATTGGAACCCTCATGTTTATCAAGCTCTGTCGCcgtattatatttatatatttctaAAGAAAACTCAGAGAGAAGGTTGGATGTCGTTGGGAGGAATTCTGCTTTGCATAACGG GTTCGGAAGCCATGTTTGCTGATCTCGGGCACTTCTCTCAGGTGTCGATTAAG ATAGCATTCACATCTTTTGTATATCCGTCACTAGTCCTCGCGTACATGGGGCAAGCTGCGTATCTTTCTCAACACCATGATATGCAGAATCATGTCGGGTTTTACGTCTCTGTACCTG AGAAACTAAGATGGCCGGTTTTAGTGATAGCAATCCTCGCTGCAGTGGTCGGAAGCCAAGCAATTATCACCGGAACCTTTTCTATCATAAAGCAGTGCTCGGCCCTCGGCTGCTTTCCGAGGGTCAAGATAGTCCACACCTCATCAAAGTTCCACGGACAGATTTACATCCCCGAGATCAATTGGAGTTTGATGATCCTATGCCTGGCCGTCACTATTGGTTTTAGAGACACGAGACGTCTTGGTAATGCTTCAG GTCTAGCCGTTATCACGGTGATGCTGGTTACGACTTGCTTGATGTCTCTCGTTATCGTGTTATGTTGGCGTCGGAGCGTCCTGTTGGCAATTCTCTTCGTTGTATTTTTTGGGACAATCGAAGCCCTCTACTTCACAGCTTCTCTGGTGAAGTTTCTCGAAGGTGCCTGGGTGCCGATTGCTCTCTCGTTCTTCTTCATGCTAACGATGAGTATCTGGCACTATGGGACACTCAAGACGTACGAGTTCGACGTCCAGAATAAGGTTTCCGTCGACTGGCTTCTCAAGCTCGGCCCGAGCCTTGGCATTGTTCGTGTCCGTGGCATCGGCCTCATACACACAGAGCTGGTCTCCGGAATCCCAGCGATATTCTCACATTTCGTCACAAATCTCCCGGCCTTCCACCAAGTTCTCGTATTCCTTTGCGTCAAGTCTGTCCCCGTTCCCCACGTCAGACACGAGGAGCGGTTTCTTGTCGGGCATATTGGCCCTAGGGACCACCGGATTTACCGATGTGTAGTTCGTTATGGATACCGCGATGCCCATAAAGACGACCTAGAGTTCGAGAACGATCTCGTGTGCAGCATAGCCGAGTTTATAAGGACCGGGAAGGCCGCCCTAACGGACGAAGACACAGATTCTGCAAAGCATAGTGGCGAAATGGTCGTCGTCGGGTCACCCTCGACCCACCAAGGGATCCAGTTTTGCGAGGACGAAGGTGGCGGAGGGGATGGTGAAACGGCGGGCACATCAGAACTCAGAGAAATACAATCCCCTTCGGTGAGGAAACGAGTTCGGTTTGTCATCCCCGAGAGCCCAGCGATCGAGAGACAGGCCCGGGACGAGCTACGGGCCCTCGCGGAGGCTCGGGAAGGCGGGGTGGCCTACATTCTAGGGCACTCGTATGTAAGAGCAAAGCATGGATCAAGTTTGATGAAGAAGATGGTGATAAATCTAGGGTATGATTTTTTGAGAAGGAATTGTAGGGCTCCAACTTATGCATTGAGTGTGCCTCATGCTTCGACATTAGAAGTTGGGATGGTGTATCATATCTAA
- the LOC121772103 gene encoding potassium transporter 6-like isoform X2 produces MDLESGVYQNQVKKESWRTILILAYQSLGVVYGDLSTSPLYVYQSTFAEDIKHSNTNEEIYGVLSLVFWTLTLVPLLKYVFIVLRADDNGEGGTFALYSLLCRHAKVNSLPSFQQADEDLSAYKRDVVGPAPTSFGAGLKATLERYRVLQRFLLVLALLGALFSAVSGLEIAMAKEHHKYVEVPVACIILIALFALQHYGTHRVGFLFAPVVVTWLLCISVIGLYNIFYWNPHVYQALSPYYIYIFLKKTQREGWMSLGGILLCITGSEAMFADLGHFSQVSIKIAFTSFVYPSLVLAYMGQAAYLSQHHDMQNHVGFYVSVPEKLRWPVLVIAILAAVVGSQAIITGTFSIIKQCSALGCFPRVKIVHTSSKFHGQIYIPEINWSLMILCLAVTIGFRDTRRLGNASGLAVITVMLVTTCLMSLVIVLCWRRSVLLAILFVVFFGTIEALYFTASLVKFLEGAWVPIALSFFFMLTMSIWHYGTLKTYEFDVQNKVSVDWLLKLGPSLGIVRVRGIGLIHTELVSGIPAIFSHFVTNLPAFHQVLVFLCVKSVPVPHVRHEERFLVGHIGPRDHRIYRCVVRYGYRDAHKDDLEFENDLVCSIAEFIRTGKAALTDEDTDSAKHSGEMVVVGSPSTHQGIQFCEDEGGGGDGETAGTSELREIQSPSVRKRVRFVIPESPAIERQARDELRALAEAREGGVAYILGHSYVRAKHGSSLMKKMVINLGYDFLRRNCRAPTYALSVPHASTLEVGMVYHI; encoded by the exons ATGGATCTTGAAAGTGGGGTTTATCAGAATCAAGTAAAG AAAGAATCTTGGAGGACGATTCTCATTCTTGCTTACCAGAGTTTGGGAGTTGTGTATGGGGATTTGAGCACTTCTCCTTTGTATGTTTACCAGAGCACTTTTGCTGAAGATATTAAGCATTCAAATACAAATGAGGAAATCTATGGGGTTTTGTCTCTTGTGTTTTGGACATTGACTCTTGTGCCTCTGCTGAAATATGTGTTTATTGTGTTGAGAGCCGATGACAATGGTGAAGGAGGCACATTCGCCTTGTATTCACTGCTTTGCAGGCATGCTAAGGTGAATTCACTGCCTAGCTTCCAGCAGGCTGATGAGGATTTGTCAGCTTACAAGAGGGATGTTGTGGGGCCCGCACCGACAAGCTTTGGGGCCGGACTAAAGGCCACTTTGGAGAGATACAGAGTGTTGCAGAGGTTCTTGCTTGTGTTGGCTCTGCTTGGAGCTT TGTTTTCTGCTGTTTCTGGCCTTGAAATTGCCATGGCAAAAGAGCATCACAAAT ATGTAGAAGTACCCGTTGCTTGTATCATACTGATAGCCTTGTTTGCCCTTCAACATTATGGCACCCACAGGGTTGGATTCTTATTTGCACCTGTGGTCGTGACATGGCTTCTGTGCATAAGTGTTATCGGGCTGTACAATATTTTCTATTGGAACCCTCATGTTTATCAAGCTCTGTCGCcgtattatatttatatatttctaAAGAAAACTCAGAGAGAAGGTTGGATGTCGTTGGGAGGAATTCTGCTTTGCATAACGG GTTCGGAAGCCATGTTTGCTGATCTCGGGCACTTCTCTCAGGTGTCGATTAAG ATAGCATTCACATCTTTTGTATATCCGTCACTAGTCCTCGCGTACATGGGGCAAGCTGCGTATCTTTCTCAACACCATGATATGCAGAATCATGTCGGGTTTTACGTCTCTGTACCTG AGAAACTAAGATGGCCGGTTTTAGTGATAGCAATCCTCGCTGCAGTGGTCGGAAGCCAAGCAATTATCACCGGAACCTTTTCTATCATAAAGCAGTGCTCGGCCCTCGGCTGCTTTCCGAGGGTCAAGATAGTCCACACCTCATCAAAGTTCCACGGACAGATTTACATCCCCGAGATCAATTGGAGTTTGATGATCCTATGCCTGGCCGTCACTATTGGTTTTAGAGACACGAGACGTCTTGGTAATGCTTCAG GTCTAGCCGTTATCACGGTGATGCTGGTTACGACTTGCTTGATGTCTCTCGTTATCGTGTTATGTTGGCGTCGGAGCGTCCTGTTGGCAATTCTCTTCGTTGTATTTTTTGGGACAATCGAAGCCCTCTACTTCACAGCTTCTCTGGTGAAGTTTCTCGAAGGTGCCTGGGTGCCGATTGCTCTCTCGTTCTTCTTCATGCTAACGATGAGTATCTGGCACTATGGGACACTCAAGACGTACGAGTTCGACGTCCAGAATAAGGTTTCCGTCGACTGGCTTCTCAAGCTCGGCCCGAGCCTTGGCATTGTTCGTGTCCGTGGCATCGGCCTCATACACACAGAGCTGGTCTCCGGAATCCCAGCGATATTCTCACATTTCGTCACAAATCTCCCGGCCTTCCACCAAGTTCTCGTATTCCTTTGCGTCAAGTCTGTCCCCGTTCCCCACGTCAGACACGAGGAGCGGTTTCTTGTCGGGCATATTGGCCCTAGGGACCACCGGATTTACCGATGTGTAGTTCGTTATGGATACCGCGATGCCCATAAAGACGACCTAGAGTTCGAGAACGATCTCGTGTGCAGCATAGCCGAGTTTATAAGGACCGGGAAGGCCGCCCTAACGGACGAAGACACAGATTCTGCAAAGCATAGTGGCGAAATGGTCGTCGTCGGGTCACCCTCGACCCACCAAGGGATCCAGTTTTGCGAGGACGAAGGTGGCGGAGGGGATGGTGAAACGGCGGGCACATCAGAACTCAGAGAAATACAATCCCCTTCGGTGAGGAAACGAGTTCGGTTTGTCATCCCCGAGAGCCCAGCGATCGAGAGACAGGCCCGGGACGAGCTACGGGCCCTCGCGGAGGCTCGGGAAGGCGGGGTGGCCTACATTCTAGGGCACTCGTATGTAAGAGCAAAGCATGGATCAAGTTTGATGAAGAAGATGGTGATAAATCTAGGGTATGATTTTTTGAGAAGGAATTGTAGGGCTCCAACTTATGCATTGAGTGTGCCTCATGCTTCGACATTAGAAGTTGGGATGGTGTATCATATCTAA